In the Victivallis sp. Marseille-Q1083 genome, one interval contains:
- a CDS encoding DUF6259 domain-containing protein, which produces MKNNLLCLLLIMVTITPLRAKTTTPIVLANRDLQLTFADASKGFGCLELRNCRDGAVFGPGDDADAPLLWQIKLSSGGRLEGQTVSRYTEGGILVSETLNSDQGLLTVSNLDDCRRSCTRQTIDGIRQLTFHWNDIALPGGAGTLQVSCTFRLPAEHGMATGTLTAELQSDTYAFESSVFPILSGLAAPGDYDLLAPRLTFGAQLFRANRQAFSLTYPSIMAQVEYLALFRPEQGGLYFGLHDPAGSTKTISVGSDAGIAVEAMASDAGRPGHSRLIDYQFAVAPADDAWEAGRRYRQWAVTQPMLSKGKLNQRTDLPANYRDIDLWLNVSGSPAELKAIYDRAKTEVDGILAIHWYNWNEHKFDTNYPFFLPAQPGFEAVTREITANGDFVVPYLNGHLWDSTLPSYATDGTAAAVKNRSGQIHLEDYHSGVALAPMCPASAIYQRALQQQCRQLIAMGVNGIYLDQIGQLMPGQCFDATHGHPLGGGNFWVEGYRELLTPLLEEAPGSIFFATENAAEPYGDVITSCLVWTEITGEDFPALSQAYSGYINYFGALSFADDDLPSFAAAQKRGVLWGLVPGWLSWLHGRKPEDRTPESAAMLAYLNRVIAWRRTLADHVKYGQLLDGVHFSDPVPEIVVKWNRMGGETHSEALLSGTVWLADDGSLAVPLANIGAEARVAKFRFRPERYGLTAGPYRLYSVAPDGRRTLLTSDASTPLEAALPVPAYDFAAVIAEPVEAR; this is translated from the coding sequence TTGAAAAATAATTTACTCTGCCTTCTGCTGATCATGGTGACAATCACTCCATTGCGGGCGAAAACTACCACCCCCATCGTCCTCGCCAACCGGGATCTGCAACTGACCTTTGCCGATGCTTCGAAAGGCTTCGGCTGCCTGGAATTGCGCAATTGCCGCGATGGTGCGGTCTTCGGGCCCGGCGACGACGCCGATGCCCCGTTGCTCTGGCAAATCAAACTCTCTTCCGGCGGACGGCTCGAAGGGCAGACGGTTTCCCGTTATACCGAAGGCGGCATTCTGGTCTCCGAAACGCTCAATTCCGACCAGGGGCTTCTGACGGTGTCCAATCTCGACGACTGCCGGCGCAGTTGCACCCGGCAGACGATCGACGGCATCCGGCAATTGACTTTCCACTGGAACGACATCGCCCTCCCCGGCGGCGCCGGCACGCTGCAGGTCAGTTGCACATTTCGCCTGCCGGCGGAGCACGGCATGGCGACCGGCACGCTGACCGCGGAACTGCAGTCGGATACCTACGCCTTTGAAAGCTCGGTTTTTCCGATTTTATCCGGTCTGGCCGCGCCCGGCGATTACGATCTGCTGGCGCCCCGGCTGACCTTCGGCGCCCAGTTGTTCCGGGCCAACCGGCAGGCCTTTTCGCTCACCTATCCATCGATTATGGCCCAGGTCGAATATCTCGCCTTGTTCCGGCCGGAACAAGGTGGCTTGTATTTCGGTCTCCATGATCCGGCCGGTTCCACCAAGACCATCTCGGTCGGCAGCGATGCCGGCATCGCCGTCGAAGCGATGGCATCCGACGCCGGACGGCCCGGCCATTCCAGGCTGATCGACTACCAATTCGCCGTCGCGCCGGCCGACGACGCCTGGGAAGCCGGCCGCCGTTACCGGCAGTGGGCCGTCACCCAACCGATGCTCTCCAAAGGCAAACTGAACCAGCGAACCGATCTGCCGGCCAATTACCGGGACATCGACCTGTGGCTGAACGTCTCCGGCTCCCCGGCGGAGCTGAAAGCCATTTACGACCGCGCCAAAACGGAGGTCGACGGCATTCTGGCGATCCACTGGTACAATTGGAACGAACACAAATTCGACACCAATTATCCGTTCTTCCTGCCGGCCCAACCGGGATTCGAAGCGGTAACGCGGGAAATTACCGCCAACGGCGATTTCGTCGTCCCCTATCTCAACGGCCACCTCTGGGACAGCACACTGCCGAGCTATGCCACCGACGGCACCGCCGCCGCGGTCAAGAACCGTTCCGGTCAAATTCATCTGGAGGACTACCACTCCGGCGTAGCGCTGGCGCCGATGTGCCCGGCTTCCGCCATTTACCAGCGGGCGTTGCAGCAGCAGTGCCGCCAGTTGATTGCGATGGGCGTCAACGGCATTTATCTCGACCAGATCGGCCAGTTGATGCCCGGCCAATGTTTCGATGCCACCCACGGCCATCCGCTCGGCGGAGGCAATTTCTGGGTGGAAGGTTATCGCGAATTGCTGACGCCGCTGCTGGAAGAGGCGCCGGGCAGCATATTTTTCGCCACCGAAAATGCGGCGGAACCTTACGGCGATGTCATCACCAGTTGCCTGGTCTGGACCGAAATCACCGGCGAAGATTTCCCGGCGCTGTCCCAGGCGTATTCGGGTTATATCAATTATTTCGGCGCCCTCTCCTTCGCCGATGACGATCTGCCCAGCTTCGCGGCCGCCCAGAAACGCGGCGTGCTGTGGGGACTGGTCCCCGGCTGGCTCAGTTGGCTGCACGGCCGGAAACCGGAGGACCGAACGCCGGAATCGGCGGCGATGCTGGCTTACCTCAACCGGGTAATCGCCTGGCGTCGGACGCTGGCCGATCACGTCAAATACGGTCAATTGCTCGACGGCGTCCACTTCAGCGACCCGGTGCCGGAAATCGTCGTCAAATGGAACCGCATGGGCGGCGAAACCCATTCCGAAGCGTTGTTGTCCGGGACCGTATGGCTCGCCGACGACGGCAGCCTGGCGGTGCCGCTGGCCAACATCGGCGCCGAAGCGCGCGTGGCGAAATTCCGCTTCCGGCCGGAACGTTACGGCTTGACCGCCGGTCCATACCGGCTTTACAGCGTCGCGCCGGACGGGCGGCGCACCCTGCTGACGTCCGACGCCTCAACTCCGCTGGAAGCCGCATTGCCGGTGCCGGCCTACGACTTCGCGGCAGTCATCGCCGAACCGGTTGAAGCGCGGTAG